taacattttaggGAATTTGAAGTTACATTATGATACCATAGACTTTGTCAATGATGTCTCAAAATCAGTGAAAAaagttgtttaattatttaaaatcctCAAGTAATTAACATTCACTTCAtcagtttataaaattattttatcaaatttaaatgctgatacaataaaatgactttcaattcaaattattCACTATATTGAGAATACctttacatttttacttatCTATTTCTggttatacttataaaaatgaagTCAGTTAGAACACACCttgcaaattataattttttaattctaagtaTTGTATAACAATTgaattaagtattaaaattttcatagttAAATTGTAAACTGCTATGGATGGTAAAACTACAATTATTCTGATTGAAGAAACAAAACTACTTTGATATGCTAATTAATGAAACTATTAGCTTACATAGTACACTGAGATATGAATGATAGTAGTTCATCTATgacataatatgaataaattttcctCTATGTAGAGTTATAATTCAGTGAAGGAAACATCTTATAAAAAACTGAAAACtgggcacagaaggctgatcacacACCTGCATATAGATTAATGATAGATGGAAAAATGTGTCTGTCTGTAGATTAATTAAAGCAATACATTTTCAGATGGTCATATTTATTATGGCAGACGATTGTTCACTTTTTAAATCGAGGGTCATTAGATACATACtggaatgaaataaaatggacagtatatatatttcaaaatgccGCAGTTTTAGAGGTATGTaccttaattaataatagttttagcCGCAGCAATAATCaattttgaaagaaatataatcTTTATCACATGACATTTTCGTTAACCACAATATTAATGACCTTCATTTTCGTATATCGACTTTACACGttgaaaaaaagttataaaattatgtaatataataacacGAATAATAcgtaaaatgaatataaaaatatattagtaatgatacatttttgtaataatttcgAAATCCCTTTGTTTGGAATTTGGAAGTAAAATCACGGTCTACATGCATTATACATGTTTGTAGTATACAAACTGTAAGTAAACTAAAAGACATTACTTTCGAGttgtcttaattaaaattaaatctatggTACAGTTCGTGCTAGGCGTAAACTGGACTGTTGATTTTGATTCttgccaaaaatattttgacattaacaGTTCAGCGATAAAGTAGTATAGCATGACAATTAAAacattctaaatttgaattaaaaatttccctcattcaaaataaattatgaacatggcgttctaaaattaaaatggttttcctgctgttatttttaattaacttgaaCCTCTTCTAAAACAGTCAAATAAGTCGTTTAATTTGACCTTGATATTTCGATTGTAAACAAATGTTAAAGGATgagaaaatattctatttataacaattattatattaataaggaaATCTGTTTATTACCGGGGGCACAGGACAACATTGTTGTATGCTATTAACATTTTCCCCAAGGTTTTAGctttatattagaaaaaaattggttaCTAGCCGGTAATAAAGCATAAAACCTCATTCAATAATATTgtcgttaaatatttaattttttattcgaaTATTCGCATCATATCGCTTGACGTATTACGAGAATAGACAAAACTTTTTTCTAGATACTCCACGCAGCAATAGGACTGGTACCTTCAGGAGTATTTATTGTCCTCATGCAAGTATTCTCGAGGGTGTTCCTAGTATGTGGATCACTATTGGTTGCCCATGGGCCGACTGTTAGTCCTGGACTTCCGTTATGTATCGTCGCCTGGGCAGTCACAGAGATAATACGTTATGCGTATTATGCACTGAATCTTTTGAAGTGTGTGCCACAGCCATTGAAGTTCTTACGGTAAGCGTGACATGTaacttatacaatttaattagtgTCGTAGTACAAAGTAGGAATTGTCGAGTACAAATTAacgattattttattctaaatgaaaaataacgtGTTATTGAGAATAAAATAATCGTTAATTTGAAGAAACAACacatattgttaatattaattaataatttcaaaaggCCGCCAAATTTTTTTCTCTGCAAGATGGCCGACCAGTTTTTTTTGTCAATGTAGGATGGCCGACCAGTTTCTTTTTCTATGCAAGATGGCGGTCCAACTTTTTTGACTCTTCAAGATGGCTGACCAGTTTCTATAATACCtgtttaaagattatttatttaattttcgacTTAAAGTTAGCGTACTATCTACAGAAAATCTTGCGGCTAGTGAGCTCGGTTTCTTTGAACCTATGGGATATGTGCTACGGCGAAGGCCAAAGTGGTTTGCGATACTAAGGCCCAGAACCAATCCACAGATCCCCGTTAATGACTGctactgaatgctgtctccACTATCGACGTCTTTATATGTTCTCAGAGTgagatacatattatatatttttcgtcaTTATCGTATGGGCTTACTGTAAGGAtactgtatgtattttttaaacaaataattaaattatcactGTAATTACAGAAAATCATGTCGATCAAAAACAGTATCCGAACAGATTAAACCTCGTCACatgacttataaaaataaaaattttaatggaGTTTTTTTACTCTTTTCCTCCATAACGTTTTTGcatatataattactttaaaactttttttttatgaatgaacGTCGCCAAAAATCCTGTTGAAACTCACGGATTCTTATcttgataattaaaacatatgttttatattaaaataaccattgtttacaaattactCACACGATACATTTGTATtcgtttaaattattcatcttTTGGTCTAGTTGCCTTTCCGTTTGGTTGGTGTCTTCATTCGCTAAATCGTACATTTAACTGTATTCGAGGAGTGTTCGCCTAGTAGCTTCGGTGTGCGACTatcaggtcgtaggttcgacctCGGCTGCGCACTAAAGGACTTTCTAtaagcgcatttaacattcgctcgtacgaGGGAACCAAAAAGTAGTTAGTGACTGATTaactacttgtctattagttaaagtcaaatcatttatttcaattagacCACCTAAAATGGTACTTTTGAacgttaaacaaaatatcaagATTGTAGTTTCCCCTTCCAAAAggtattagattgacaaatcctGAAACATACACAGAACACCAGAACTATAAaggattcattttattaattgttgtgTCATCCTTTTAAGATAAAACTGTCtaaccatatatatatatatatatattctttaaggAAAGGGCGTACCAATTTTCAAAAGGACATGCGAGCATGGTGTTGAGATTATGCTTAGTTGGTATATCTATATGCatttatggcgttatagagagttgCCGTTAAATGGAGacaataaattactaatagataatccatgaatcctacttattagtcattgTCAACAGTAGTCTACACGtggcaatcccaatttgtaaacaaatgaaCGAATTTCTTACAATATGAATGACGCCGACAGTCgtgtttattgcgggctaggatacGAAGCGACAtaagaacgtacacagctgcgcagtttttattTAGCAACTtcaaaagtactttattactcaattgttgtcgttattgagagtggctgtaatgctatgtagagtgtataattgtatggaagacaagctaaaccaatcaaagccaattgatttcgacggttagggagttcgtcgttaaatcgagaaacgttagagtttacactgtgcATTATTCTCACAGCACtaagccaatacgataatctcgaaaaatatataatactagcgGCTAATAATACCCGACaaacgttgtcctgtcttaactatgaatattgatttcgaattggtataattaactaaaaatgctttatgatatgaCATTCATTGTTTgattttctgtaaaataaatataaatagtttggGAACAGGcaacatataactggccatgtggaaaacatggattttcaacaTTAATGCCataaacaattagcgactgtaattattttatcaatataataacttggatcgaagcatttgttttaaacaggTTTTGCAGGACGCATtcaatgtcaattgtcaatgttatgtcaaacgccataacgttatatgaaaaaagtttgaattgtaacgtaacaaaagttatgattacttaatatggtgaagtattcttaaattttctaattttgcgcgcaattttttttatttttaattcataagaACTTTTCcactcctgacaataacaaacacaacaaaaaaataattagcgaaatcggtccagccgtgttgccgtgaccaagggacattgggattcatttatatatatatatacattaaatccataagatacacaatatcgcGACTGTGAACTCTACGAACATATAAAGATGTCGATACTGGAGACCCGTTATACCAGCCCTAGGTATAGAAAACCTTGGCCTTCGACGTGGGACATATTCCTTCAAAGAAACTGAGTTCTCCAAGATCGCTTTGTCTGCTCAATTCCCGCAACACTAAGTATATTGTTGCCCAACtgctctcgttaaacgtaaattaatcaataaagctttttatatatttgacgaatacttaaatgatcctaatccttgggattgattggCTTCAGTTCAAAAAATTTGTAtaactcaaaacttggcgtttaaaagagtggcggataatttcttgccagttctcgTCCGCTCTACGCACTTGACTTGCGAGCTAAGTAAATGCAAAtatagaatcaatttaacatcttttattttggcgttcataagtatacttggttacttatatgaataaagttatattcaGTTTGAGTTTTAAGTCTcgtcttttttttatttgtacccCACCATccttaaaacaaatgttgGGTTAAAAGGATATAAGGGATGTCTTACAGTCTAATAAAGGAATCGTGTTATATATTTCCCTTTAACATAAGGCAGTACAGACAAATTTCTTTTACTTTAATCCAGACTATCTCTATAGGCCGACGACACACGTGATAcgaaaaaaatagaataaattaaatctctTTTCAGGTACTCAACATTCCTGGTACTGTATCCCGTAGGGATAACTGGCGAGCTTTTATGCCTGTATTATACACTGGATGATGTCATAGAACACAATCTTTTCACAATATCAATGCCGAATTCTtggaatttcatatttaattattactatttccTTATTTTCTATATGTTCCTGTATATCCCTCTGTTCCCTGTGCTGTTTGGTCATATGTTAAAACAGAGGAACAAGATGTTGTTCGACGAGAAGaaatcgaaataaaaatataaattgcgcttatataaagattttggGTTTAGTTTAAAAGGCAATTACAATGTattaaggtatattttataataaatattacttatggCATTACATAAATGATAACGCATTGTAAAATTCATCCAATAAAGACGACATttcaatttgaatataaacacTGTGAAGTGTCAACTGtctttaatcttttaaaacaagTTTGAAGTAACACCTAAATATTACAAGACACGAAtactataacaaaaaaaaaaaccttaaatcaagattttattttctacGCAGATAAAGCTTTagtaattcaataatttgtGTACTAACTGTGGATTAAAATAAGccttgaatttttaaatatacgttAAATTTGGTGTACTATTTTTGACAGtttgacatttaaatatagcATAGATACTGTTTAAAGTATATAGAGAGAATTGCAGATAACGTATGGTAAAGTTATGACATTGTTATTGACCTCTTTGAAttcttaagttatttattttaatataaattttaatttgttgctcaaaagtaaattttaatatatgaaatgggataatttttttatttctaaatggatgttaaattaattattcatattgatGACTGGGTTATGGGTATGGCCTCATATGGACTTTTAAGTGACGTAAGTCGAGACTTATTGCTAAGTGTGtcgtatgtcaaaaaattgattttgacATATTGGACTCATTCGCGCGTTCTGctttctgaatcttaccctaaGGACCTAGATAATACACCTGGGTGTCCACAGATATGAACAACACGTTGAatagttttgatatttttttaaatataaaacttgagCAGAGCTTCCTGGCCATGTTTGGAACTATACGTAGTTATTGTATTCTGTGAGCTGTCAAAACTGGTATaggatatttttatacgtGGCCAGAGATGTCGTTGTCCTTAGGCATTAGTGGGTAAATAAGATTTATGACTGAGACTTACGTAAAATGTTTAACAGtatgtttgtgtttttttaaattaaaaaggttaaaaGAGAAACTGCTTTTTTCTTCCCTACTCTCCTTAATCGGCAGATCATGTTTAAGCGTCTCCAGCGGTTCTGGTTTCTGTCTAGCGCCTCCCTTATGACAATGTACAGGTTTGGAGGACGAGGACTTCAccggtccatctggttggtgaactaCCACGTGAACTTTTgtcttctgtgttaccaaccacgatcagtaTTCATATTGTATTGCCGAAAAAGATACAATTCGCGGTCAAGCGAATATACACTGTTTGTTGAAATTGCGTGAGGTTTGGACAAAGTTTTCACAAATGAGTATGAAccatagacaaaaaaaaaatcgacggAATGACAGTATCTAAATGACACACCATGACCACACACTATTTAAcctactttattatttacttatgggtaacttatattacatttataacttcaacaaaaatagtaaattCAAGCGGACCAGACAGACGTCCGTCCCGTCTTAAGTATGgatattaatttcgaataaataaagaatatttcagaaacaaagtgtttattctaatgttttattattctaatgctttatgataatcaacattctttatttgtttttctggcgcgtttttgggaacaggcgacatataactggccatgggAAAAACATGggttttcaagattaatgccacaaacgattagcgactgtaattattttatatgtattttatcaatatgataactccgatcgaagcatctttttaaaccattttcatttttctaccatcctctttgacgatatttgcagcacacTTAACACATTCTGTCAATGTAAAGTCAAACGCAATAAGATAACatgaaaaatgtttgaaaGGTAAAGGCGCAATGTactgaaaaaaattgctatcgtaacaaaagtattcttaaattttctaattttccacGCAatgttcttatttttttctttcataagaatctctcctgacaataacaaaaacaacaaaaataataattagcgaaatcggtccagcagttcacgcgtgatgccgtggcCAATGGAAAtattgattcatttttatatatatatatatagattaaataCCATATGTTTCTAGGGCGTCGCTACGCTATCGCGCTGTATATGTCACAGTAAAGTAGTTTAATCAGAGATGtcattgaatctctagacaattaataattgatattcaATCAATTCGTATATACACGCCGACATCTGttgcttaaaaaataaattaaatgatatttagtACTTAGACAAAGTAGATATAGATTACAAGTATAaggacaaataaaataaataaggattCGTTGCGTTAATGTACTAATATTACGAGGTACTCAACTCCAAAATTGTAACGGTTAAACAACTATATAGCAGCATACACACACCATAAACATTCACAACAAAAACCTACATGTAAGCTACTAAAAACGCATTTTCTTCGGCCAAAGCTTTTTCACCTTCAGAGCTTTTTCACGTTTTTACATTGACTAACAATCTTAAACAACATCCCAATCTGTCTTATGCTGATATTTTCATCAATATTATTcgcttaaattaaaatacattaataataattatctctATGTAAGCCATGTAGttttctaaaatctaaatataaattcttcgTGTCACATTGCAAGCTCCAACCAAACTCCTCCGAAACAGctttttgtctattatttcTCGGTAGGGCTTCGCCCACCCTTAAATTTGTTATCTTTATGATTTAGTATCAaaacgtcaaggcaaaatacaaaataccatccgtatcacctcgacgtgtgtcgttccacaactgagcgttttctaatgcagtatttgccgcgcaccaccactatgtggaaccagctgcccactgaagtatttccgaaccaatccgacttagggtccttcaagaaaagagcgtaccaattctttaaaggctGGCATACAACGCTTAGATTTCAGCAtcccattatttttatttacaaaactaatgatcacgaaacagatatatctgatttttttttcgtttgaACTCCATCAGAGTACAACTGAATAGGTCGATCTAACACCATATTCTCGACTTTGTCACCTCCGAGTTACTAGCGGCTTATATCCACAGGACTAAAGGGGAGCGTTCCTTCCTCACAGCGTTTTGCTCGACGGTCTAAATAACCATACACTTTTTTCGTGTCCTTATAACggtatttgatttaaataatttgatatagTTTCGATGTATTGGCTAGCGatatattatgtgtaaaagtatttttcttttatgtttaactttattgatattaatctaattaaaaacagtAGGTCTTATCTGGACGGAAATCTTGGACGATAAACAATcagataataaaactatttaacaaTAGAATACCTACTCATATGATAACAGTGTTGTTTCTTAACATAGtaggttttaaaaaatttgtaaaatgtattaaactttTCTcaaacctacatagtaataataaaaataattaaaaattaataaaaagtttggttccCGATGACCCAGGGAAgtaccagctctggggttCTATCTACCAgacgccaacttaaatctttaattaattcctgtgcacttgaaccccatggcccaagagtctctgcTCCAAatggaacaaaatcgaagttgaaGCAGAGACTTATATTCGTAGACTATTTATTTTCCGCCTTCTCTGCGGCCGCCCGAGGCCAGGGAGGTGAGACGGGGTGCTCACACAAGTAGCAACCCATTTAAGAAAATGGTTTCCTGCTTAAGATGCCCAGAGATAACCAGAACAACATCATTGGATTTCAACACACGGAAGTTACAGTTCACATTTCACttgaacattgaccaactgctTACACGGCACACGTGGTTGTTCCAATTTTAATAGGTAATGATGAGCGAAGCCGAGAATATAAACgactttaaaacaaatggtgactttcaccagtataatacccAAAACAGAACTAATCTAAGCGTACCaacaaccaggctccagaagatgaACCACTACttgtatggaaattgtattcatttttacaacaaacacGCAAGCGAAAAGAGAGAAATcgctaaataaattcaaagccctcgttaaatgtaaattaatcaataaagctttttataaatctgacgattattgaaatgatcctaatccttgggattgatttgctccagttcaaacaatttgtataactcaaaacttagcgattgaAAAAAGTGGCGttagtttcttgccagttcttcttgcccgctctaagccattgacttgcgaactagtagtaaatgcaaatttaaaatcaaaataacatcttttcattttcttaacacaaaataacatctTCTTTAACATTTACCAACAGCTCATAAGAGTTATGTATGTGCGTGTAAGTTAATTTTGAGATGTTGTTTTACAACAAATCAGATTTGAATGTTGGTCTATCTAATTCATTACTTGCATCCTTTCAAAGTGGCTTCACCACTTCAAGTCCTCAATGTAGAAATACATTAGTGGACAGTTAGTTCCACGTGGTGCGCGCCTGAAACTGCCTACAAAAACACTAATTTCGGACGGATGTCACGTGACAACGACGGATGTGATACGGAttgtatttcgtattctgccttgacgtccgattaACTTTAGCTGTTATTAATGGTATATGCggtaaatagttaataaatttttgacaaACGAGATCCATGCTTAAGTGAAATATATCTAACAGCTTGtcatagaatttttttaaattaaatatccgTGTATGCGGTTATGTCGTAATgctaacaaattattattagaaatgaCGTAATTGTGCtaactatatataatgtatgaaaCGATTTGTAGCACTGACCGCCATGCCGCTTTATCAGTATTGCGAAAGTAATAAGTTCAATGTTCAAGTAAtaggttttaattaacaaataataaaaatggggTTATAAGAATAATgtctaaaaatgaaataaaaaatttaggaGTGGACCACTCTTAATATTTAGAAGGATGATAGATGTTGTCCCtagcaaaatattataaaaaatcacgAAAATCGGTCTAGCCATTTtggagaattttatatattacataaatcttTTAGTTTCAAAGAATGGTA
This region of Pieris brassicae chromosome 13, ilPieBrab1.1, whole genome shotgun sequence genomic DNA includes:
- the LOC123717845 gene encoding very-long-chain (3R)-3-hydroxyacyl-CoA dehydratase hpo-8 → MTKTVKKSKYTEPSAFGKFYLIAYNGIQSLGWSYLLWQTIVHFLNRGSLDTYWNEIKWTVYIFQNAAVLEILHAAIGLVPSGVFIVLMQVFSRVFLVCGSLLVAHGPTVSPGLPLCIVAWAVTEIIRYAYYALNLLKCVPQPLKFLRYSTFLVLYPVGITGELLCLYYTLDDVIEHNLFTISMPNSWNFIFNYYYFLIFYMFLYIPLFPVLFGHMLKQRNKMLFDEKKSK